From the Vulpes vulpes isolate BD-2025 chromosome 15, VulVul3, whole genome shotgun sequence genome, the window CCAAATAATCAAACAGAGGGTGAGCTCATGCAGTTTGAAGACTGTTTGAATATGAGAATACTTCTTATTAAGTCATCAATGTGAAATCCAGGGCAGATGGAACAGGCTACCAGCCTGACTCAGCACCAGTCTAGGGAGAGCTGACAATGCCCATCAGAGTAAGTTTTAGGCTAATTCTAACAATGGACAGCAAGTTAGGTCTTTCTAAAGACAAAGATTCTTCCACCCACATAAGAAAAAGGACAAAGCACCCTTGCTTCTCAGGAAAGGGGACAGACTAGAGTATATGATTTAACAAAATGACACTGGCTTAGGATTTTACTCAAGTCATGAAGCAGCAGATGGAaagatctttttcttccttcacagGCACACCCTAAAAGATAAGAACTTTCTGCCCACATACAACTCACACACACCCACTGGCTACATCACAGCATCTAGCTGCCAGAAGGGAAGGGCTTTTCAGGCAAGAAGTCAAGAGTACATGCCATACATTTCAAGTCTTTAAATCCTCAAAGCTAACTCACAAAAGACAACATGGATTGCTCTTTGGAAGCTCAAGAAGTAACCATGGCCAAGATAATCAGCAGCCATGCTTTCCCTTTAGTTAAAGGGCAGAAATCCATCCTGAGAAGGACCCACATCAGAGCTGAGGCTGCACAGTTGTGGAGAAAAGGCTCACCTGTTCCCAATCTTCTTCTTACACACCATACACACCTTCTCCTCTGTGATGATGCACTTCACCTGCTGGTGTAAAATCCGCTCTTCCTGGACCTAGAAGAGGAGAGTGACTGGGACAGAAGCCCCATAGTCCAGcacacagaaggcagaggctgGCACAGTCTCATCCTTCAGCCCCCACAGATGCCTCTCACTGAAACCCCTGCAACTAAATGTCAAGTTGGTTACTGTGTCAGTTTGAGCTATAGTGTTAAAGGAATATAAAGCTCTGCTTTTGTCTATAGGTAATGTGTGTCTCATGCTAAAAGGTACAACCTCACCCTAAAGTCTGGAAGGTTCTTACCCTCAGAAATTCTGCATGGAGGAGGTTCTTGAGCACTTGATTGAACCGttttttttgtgcattttcttCCAAGACCTTTTCCAGAAAGATACGTATGTCATTAATCTGAGTGTTTGCTGGTAGAAGGTTGATGGCCTAGGGACAGGAACAGAGATGGGAACAGGATGAGCCATAACAGGAGTGAACCTGAGGAAAAGTCTGAAGCCACACAGCTCTCAAACCCCAGTGCCTTTCTCAGTGCCCTCCTCTAACTCCTCTCATTCAGCGTGCCCCCAAGTCCCTCCCATCTGCACAGAACTCCTGACCTTAGTGGTGTCCAGCTTGCTGTGGTGCAGCTCGAGGACctgcagggcagcctggaggtTGGCCTGTGGCTCCAACAGTTCCAGTTTGATGGGTCCCAGGCAATGAACACTAGGGGGCGACAGGTACATCCGGAGCAGGGACAGATACACCTGTCTCATACAAGTCACATAGGTCAGGCTGGCAGTAAGCCTCCCAGGACCCGCCAGCATGACCACACCTAAAAATAAGAGGGGTTATAAGACCTGGGCTGCTCcgtttttcacattttaaaagattttggtAAAGCCAGTCAACTGAAGATGGTAAGAATTAAGAACTGtttttcctgaggaaaaaaaaaaatcaaatgcctcATGTTAATTATACGTTTTGCTGCTGACAAAATGCCAACACTGCAAAATGACACAAAAAGATCTTTcctaggggatccccgggtggctcagcggtttggcgcctgccttctgctcggggcgtgatcctggagtcccgagattgagtcctgtatcgggctccctgcatggagcctgcttctccctctgcctgtatctctacctctctctctctcggtatttctcatgaataaataaataaataaaatctttaaaaaaaaaagatctctccTAGGAATCTGGCCTTGAGGCTGTGACCCTACCAATTTTGGCAGGTGAGGATTAACCCCAAGCTGAGACGCCATCTTTCCTACTGGTACCAGTAACACGGGGTTTCTCAACCTTAGCACCCAACATTCcaggctggataattctttgttgaggctgtcctgtgcactgtttAGCAGCAACTCTGGCCTCTGCCACCTAGATTCCAGTTGTCCCTGTATCCCCAGACataacaatcaaaaatgtctccagacactgatGAATCCACATGCATTCTAGACCGAGTATATAAGTGCACCTGACTGCATCCATCAGATACTCCTCAATAGGctgaccatataatttattatacaaCCTGGGactcttttaaaagtaaaagggcAGGGATGTTACTGATAATCATATGCATGACAATAAGCCAGAACTATCCCAAGGAAACCAAGATGTATGGTCACCTTGCCTTCTTCCTCAATACACACATGCAAACCGTGATCTCAGCTACTCCCACCAGTGTCACCTGTGGCCAAACCCAAGGACATGAGGTGTGCTACAAGGGACAGTGAAGAGCGCATGTGCTCCCTGGGGCCAGTGTCACTACTTACATCTTTGTTGCCATCTCTGTTTTGGTCGTAATGCTTGTGGCAGTACCTGCAAGGGAGAAAGTGGTGAGACTAGGCCAGAGCAGCCATGTCTAAAGAGAGGTCATCAATTCTCCCCGTGGGAGCAGCCTCATGATGGCACCACAATCAGGGGCCAGGATGGGAGGCAGAGTGGAGGGGAGGtggctttctgcctctgtctcccccgcctctcctctctctgtggaGCCTGCCGTAGGAgtccttgggtggtgcagtggcAGGGTCAACGTACTCCTCAGCCATCTTTGTGTCCTTCAGGATGTGCACGTAGATGAAGAGCGCTTGCTCATGCTTTCCCATGCGCCCCAGCAGCAGTGCACGCTCTTCTAAGAGgcctgggaggaggaaggggcgtGAGTAATCATCACCACCACTGTGCAAGCACAGGCCAGGGGCTAGGCTGTTAGGTAAGTGGGTGAAACTATTTGTATTACCTGGGAttttttcaaggagaaaaattgctaaaatttaaaagagggcagagggagctATTTTTTAGGAGGTACTTTATACCATCTTGTTTGTGATTGCTTCTAATTTGGGTAAGAACTCTCATCCAACAACCAAATGCATAATAAGTGCCTGCAATGTGCCAAGCACTCCAGCTAAGGAAAGTAAACACTGGGCTTTGCTCTCCCAGAGCTTATATATCAGAGAAACGTGTGTCTTTTTCAGACAAATTATGCCAGATCACAAATATTGCTAAATAATGGACATGGCCAAGACAGGTACTGATGCCACCGATTGCCAGGTGGTTCATACCCAAGGAGACTCCTCTCAATTATGGTAAAAAAAGTGAGTCTTCAGATGGGACAGAAACAACTGGCCTCAAACATGTGTTTCTTCCCATTACCTTCCACTGATGTGGCTTCTGGCCAAAAGCCAGACACTCACCATCAAAAGGAAAGTCACAGATGAGCCGGCCTGGATCATAGTAGCCTGAAATTTCCAAGAACATAAGGAGCTTCCGTCGGTACTCTCCCAGCTCACCCTCTTCCTCTCCAGCAGGGACTGGAGTTTTGCCTTAAAGGGAACCAAGCTCAGTATGAAAGGATGCTGCTGGGCAGCAACGTGGGCtcactgagaaaaatgaagaggaTGGGGTTCGATGACATCACCACAATGATCAGAAAGGGCCTCCAGAGTGGGTTCCAGCTGGGCTTTTCTTAGTTTATGGTCTCTACGTGACCCCAAAACATCAGCTTGAGACATAAAGAAAACCTGCACAAACACTCTTGTATGCAAACCCATTCTCAGCACAGCTGTCATCTTGCAGACAAATCTGTTCCTTCCCCTTCACACAGGGGTGATGCACGGAGATGCCCAGATCCAGACAAGAGCTCTTGAGTCTCCTATGCTGGGTCACTTAGTTGCCCTGGCTGCTCAGAGGAACGTCCCACCCACCAGGGCCCATAGAGAACAGTAAGGCCTGCTTCCCTATGCCACAAAACACTCTTGGGTTCCAGGTCACCTGGCTTTCTAGGAGAACTGGTACCTGCAGGGAAGGACAGGAGATACTCCTTCATCAGACCTTGCACCTTCTCACAGTACAGCTGGATCAGGCAGTTGTGGAATCGAGAGCCTGTCTCCTCCCAAACGTGAATGACATGCTCCTGAGGCAAGACACAGGTCTACCTGGTATCCTGTAAGCTGTGACCCATCTCCGTCACCCAGTCTCCCTCACATTTTTAAGGCCTGACAGGTCCCATCCAAACCATCTCCTAATTAAGCGACAGCTTTTTTAAAACCACCAGGAAATTTTGGAATACAGCCCAGCAACATTAGGGATTATCTTCTTAGATTTGCAATCTAAATTCCTTTATTAATTTGTCCCATAATCCTCCAAACTCTCACATCAGCCCATGTAGTTAAGGTTAAATAATAGTTGCATCCTGGTACCAACCAATCAGGTTGCCCGGTGGTCACAGCTGAATCTGAACGGCCATACAAATGTGGCTTTCAGATGTTTTTCTCGAACATCATTCTCTTTTATCCCTCTGTACTTTACCCAGATTTAGAAGGTATTCAACCCAAGTAATATTGCCAACTTGATCTACCAAGATCTCTTTCTTCAGAAGATGCTGAAATAATCTTCCTTACACTTCTACCAATCCCCAAGTGACACAAACCCCAATCTGAATTGCCCGACAACTGACCCATGTGGTCCTGGTTCccacatttaaatgtttttagttCAGACCAAAAAAGATCTTACCAGATAAGGAATAGCTAGACCCTTAAAATTCTCCACTAAGAAGCCGAGCACTCGGTCTCGTGGCAGAGATTCCACCTCCGGGAGGTCTTCGGTAAATATCTGTGGGAACAAACCTGAGTTCCAACAGCAGAACCATCTGACTGCAGTGCGGCCAAgcaaccacatacacacacacatacacggtGGAGGGCCAAGTGGACTTCTGAAGGGGGAAGGGTATACCAGATGGCACCTGTAGCAACTGTGCCAGACTAGGTGGCAGATGCCAGCCTCCAGATGTCTGCACAAGGCGTTCTCCACTATATTACACTATCGGCTGTTTCCCAGGCTACTCATCTAAACACCAGAGAAACTGCATGaatccttcctccccctccatcCATCACTGTCCTCAGTAGAATCAAGACCAAGCATGGTATGAGATAAATCCAAGACCCCCATGACCTACCTTCAGGCCATCCTCTGGGAAGTCTCGCAGCACCCATACCGAGTAGGAAAATATCAAATGTAGGTTTTCTGTGCCTGGAAGGGAATAGACTTGTCAGGAGGTGAAGCCTGCCCGTCCACAGGACTGGGGAGGCGGGTGCAAAGGTTGCCCCCAAATTTGCTTTCCAGGGCAGATAGTTCTGTCCCAAGCACCAGTCACTTGGCCCTACTAGGCTGGCTGCATACCGAGGGGGTGTCACAGTTCCACTGTAGGGGGGATACAAAGCCGAGTGaacaagggagggaggggactgaCTAGCTAGAATCAGAAATGGAGGGAGATCTGGTCCATGTGAACACAATACTTTCCTACTTCCCTTTCAAAAGTTGGACTTACCCAAATGTTGCAGATACTGCACTGTCCTCTCATGGCCTttcagaggggagtttgctttCTTGGACTGGTCCACCAGCACCTGCAGAGCTGGCCATGAAGCCCCCCCAAACCCAAAAAGGTCATGAGCCTCTTCCAGAAGGCACATCCCCACGGGAGAGTTATCATACTTCAGTAGGTCTCCCCTATGACATAGAGACCCTCCCAGATCAGGGAAGCCCCTCCTCCGGCCACCTTTCTCATGGAGCCCCTTCTTCTCATACAGGATTATCAGTTCACTGTACTTGTGCGCCTTCTTCAGCACATGCTCACTCTCCTCAATGTGGCAGTGATTGTTCTCCAGGCGCAGCAGAGGCGCCACCAAGGCCACGTTCGTCTGCAAAGGAAGCAGGACTTCAGGGGACGCTGTGTCATGGAGGAGCACCCCCACCCGTCCCCCACCTAGCCCGGGTTTGCTTCAGGCTGAAAGGTCAGGGATGAAACACAAGCAAGAATAGGCAAACCACCCTTCTTCAGGACTACAGGTAGTGGCTTTTACAGCATTATGTATACTCTTTCACACAGCAGGTTTTAATGTTCTGGAGGGGAGTAGGGGGAGGAAGGGGATATATTCAGGAAACATTGTCTCTTTATCCTGTAGCACTAACTCCCAGTCTTAGCAGAGAAGACCAGCCTACTACACATTCTGGGGCAGTATCTTGCCTTATTTTCTTAACTCCTAGAAGCTCAGAGGTGTCAAGCAAAGACTAGGTGGTTCCCATTATCAAAGATTTCACTCTAATGGCAGGACTCCAAAGTAACACTTTCCCAGTTTCAGGGGACTGGGCAATTGTGGGTACTGAGAGCTCAGAGAACTCACATGGAGGTAGCACTTGAGCAGGGTGGTATCAATGATTTGCAATAGCTTCTTCTTGGATTTGATGGTCGGAGTGCCTTCCATGAGAGGGGAGGTGCTAGACTGGTGATCAGAGTCATTCAGCTTCTTTACCAATTGGCTTCGTTTCTGCAAAGGCCCCCAAAAAATGGGATTAAGGCCAGGACTAAATCATCCTTATCACCTGAGCTACCAGGTAATTCCAAATATCTCCAACATGGCTCATACTTATCCACCCTGATTTCATATTAGCACATAGTCTTTATCAGGGATCAAAACAGATGAATGCCAAATTGCCACAGATACAGTAACAATTATTTATCAGGGGTTAGTACATACCAGGCACTATATCAAGAATTTTATGTCATCCTATTTTAAACCTACAACAAATGCAGGTATTATAATCCCTATTTTACAAGCCAAGAAGCCAAGGTATTAGATCTCTCACAAGTAGCTGAGGCAAGTTTCAAACTAGGGTCTAATTCCAAagcccattttcttttattaaaaaaaaaaaaaatcaactttcttGAGGTGTAAGTAGCATACAATAAAATGCATACCCTTTTAAAGTATGAAATCCATTTtggcacatacacacatacacacataaccaAAACCCCAATCAATGAAAAGAACATTTCTAacaccccagaaagttcccttgtgCTCTTCTCAATCCCACCCAACTCCTACACCACAGATCTGGTTTCTATCACTAGAGATTAGTTTTTACCTATTCTAGAAATTCATATAAAGAGAATAATCCTGTTTGTACCATATTGTGCCTGGCAATGCCCTTAGTCTTATATGCTCAACCATCTCTCTGACACAATGCCAATGTCAGTTAACTTCACACATTCCAAATGTCAGCGAGAAGtccagggaaaaaaatgtgtggtCAGAGTTGTAAAGCAAAGACATTGGCAATAAAGGGCATTCTTTGATGCCACAGGCTTAGGAGATATTTTACCCCAGGAACCTTTTCCACTTGGTATGGCCATATGAGCTGTGCAaggtggagacagaggcaggTCTGTGTGCTCCTTGCAGGCTGCCAGCCACGGCTGGGTACTCCTGGATCCCAATGTCAAGGAAGTGCCAAGGCTATGCATGCCAGATCAGATCTGTGGGACATTCACTAGCCCAGAAGCAGGTGGCAGATAGCTGGCTTACAATTTCCTAGCAGTATTTCTCAGTGTCTGCCCAGGGGACCTCTTGTAGAGGTCTTCAGAACACTAATGAGGAAAAAATTTACTAAGTTATCTGACTCTGAGTGAGTGTTCAGGAAATAAAAGCCCTTTGTGACAGAAGTTTGGGGTGAAGAGTCTTCAATGGAGACATTAGTTTTAGTGTTCACCTGAAAATTTCACTTATCTCTCCATAACagtaaactgaaaaaaaacctTATATTTAAAtactccctctaaaaaaaaacaggttatagaagaatatttattgaCAGGGAGGGACTTTCTCAATATAcagctacatttttaaaaagcaagccagAGAACTTTAGTTTGATATCCATTGGCAATAATGacctaataaataaatttttatttttaaatttttaaagatttatttgagagagagagggagagggagagatggagtaCATGTGAGTGAGGcaaggggcaaaaggagagggcgagagaatcctcagactccctgatgagcacagagcctgatgcagggctcaatcccaggaccccaagatcatgagctgagccaaaaccaagagtcggccgctcaaccaaatgagccacccaggggccccagtaaatttttaaaaaaccgaACTCACAAATAGATATCCAAGCAGATCTCAGAGACATTGTGGGTTTGGTTCAGACTACTCTGATACAATGAGTATCTAGTAAAGCTAGTCAAATTAACTTTTTGGTTTCACGGTATATACAAAAGTTATGCTTACATGATATGGTAGTATTCTCTAACGAAATATGgatatactttaatttaaaaatacttcattgctaaaaaatgctaattgtcatctgagctttcagtgaattGTGAtcctttttgctggtggaggttCCTGCCTCCATGTTGATGACTCAAGGTTGGCGTgctgtgacaatttcttaaaatatgacaACAAGTTTGCCACAGAAATTGAGTCTTCAAGAATTATTTCTCTATAGTATGTGATGGTGTCAGGTAGCATTTTAGCCATAGAACTTCTTGGAGTCCATCCtttcaaaccctgctgctgctttattagCTATGTTTAtggaatattctaaatcctttgttgtcatttttaacaatcttcacagcatctccacctggagtagattccatctcaagaagctcctttctttgctcatccataagaagcaactcctcatccattaCAGTGTGATCATGAGATCACAGCAGTTCAGTCACGTCTCCAGGCTCCACTGCTTATCCTAGGTCTCCTGCTATTCCTACCACATCTGTAggtacttcctccactgaagtcttgaacccctccCTCAAAGTTATCCATGAGGGCTGGAATCAACTTCTACCAAATTCCTGTTCATATTGATATtgtgacctcttcccatgaatcatgagTGTTCTTAATGGCATGTAGAATaatgaatcctttccagaaggttttccatttactttgcccagatacAGAGGAGTCATTATCTATAGAAGCTATAGGcttgtgaaatatatttcttaaataagacttgaaagttaaAATTACTTCTTGATCCACAGGCTGCAGAATTGATGCTGTTAgtatgaaaacaacattaatcttaCTCTCATCTCCATCAGAGTGAGTGACCAGATGCGTTGCCAAtgagcagtcatattttgaaaggaatcctTTTTTTCTGAGATGCAGGTCttaacagtgggcttaaaatattccatGAACTATactgtaaacagatgtgctgtcaccCAGGCTTTGTTGCTCCACTTACAAAGCACAGGCAGAACAGATGTAGCATAATTTTTAAGGACCCTAGGATTTTCAGTGGTCAAGAAAGACTGCTCCAACTTCAAGTCCCCAGCTgtattagcccctaacaagacaGTCAACTTGTCCTTAGAAGCTTTGAATCCAAGCATAACTTCtcttctctagctatgaaagtcctagttAGCATTTCCTTCCAACAGAAGGCTGTTTTGTCTACACTGAAAAATCTGTTTAGTGGAGCCACCTTCATTAATGATCTTAGCCAgatctggataacttgctgcaaACACCTACATCAGCACTTACTGCCTCGCCTTTAACTTCATGTTATAGAGATGCCTTCCTTCTTAACCCTCACAAACCAAACTCTGCTAGCTtcaaaacttttcttctgcagcttcctcatcCTTCTCAGCCTGCATAGAGTTGAAGAGAGttttagggccttgctctggataaGGCTTTGGTAAAAGGGAATGCTGTGGCTGGTTTGAtttctatccagaccactaaaactttctgCACATCAGCAATAAAGCTGCTTTCACTTTCTTATTCATGTTCACTGATGCAGcagttttaatttccttcaagagcttttcctttgcattcacaatttGGCTCACTGGCACAAGAGGCCTAAATCTTGGCCTATCTTGGCTTTTGACATACTTTCCTCTAAGTTTAATTACTTTtagtttttgatttaaagtgagaaatagCAATTCTTCCTTCTACTTGAATACTTagaggccatttttttttcctaaagattttatttatttattcatgagagacagagagaatgagaggcagagacacaggcagagggagaagcaggctccaagcaaggagcctatgtgggacctgatcctgagtctctaggatcacgccctgggctgaaggcagcactaaatcgctgagccacccaggctgcccccattgtagggttattgacttaatttcaatattattatgTTTCAGGGAGTTGGGAGATCCAAAGGATAGGTGAGGCAGGGAATAGCCAGTTGGTAGAGTAGTCAGAATGCAcacaacatttattaagtttgccatcttatATGGGCACAGGTGGTGGCATCCCAAAACAATTATAATGGTAACATAAAAGATCAGTGATCACAGATCAcaataacaaatacaataatgaaaaagtttgaaatgtgagagttatcaaaatgtgacacagagacacaaagtgagtaaatgctgttggaaaaatagtGCTGACTTGTTCAATGTGGGTTGGCACAaatcttcaatttgtaaaaaaaaaaaaaaaaaaaaaagcagcatctGTGAAACACAATAAAGGAGATATGCCTCTAGAGGTCTAAAGGACAACACTATAATGTTGGTGATTTTTCTCTGGGTGGTAGAGATATTGGTGACTTGTACTTTTGctttatacttttctgtgtttGCCCAGTCTCCTGCATTGAGCAAGTATTTTTCCACAAGTATGTATGTTCcaaaaaagtgtttcaaaaaaattagtatttcttatcaactaaaatttatcctttttagTTCCCATAACAGCTTAGTGTAAATTTACCAGAAACCACGTACATTTCCTGGTATAAAGATTTGGCAACAAGCAGCTCACTGGTATGAGCAGggagatgaaggagaaagaaatatgcTCAGCCCACCATCACTTTTACGTCATTCATTTATGGAAT encodes:
- the VPS39 gene encoding vam6/Vps39-like protein isoform X1 — protein: MHDAFEPVPILEKLPLQIDCLAAWEEWLLVGTKQGHLLLYRIRKDAGCNRFEVTLEKSNKNFSKKIQQIHVVSQFKILVSLLENNIYVHDLLTFQQITTVSKAKGASLFTCDLQHTETGEEVLRMCVAVKKKLQLYFWKDREFHELQGDFSVPDVPKSMAWCENSICVGFKRDYYLIRVDGKGSIKELFPTGKQLEPLVAPLADGKVAVGQDDLTVVLNEEGICTQKCALNWTDIPVAMEHQPPYIIAVLPRYVEIRTFEPRLLVQSIELQRPRFITSGGSNIIYVASNHFVWRLIPVPMATQIQQLLQDKQFELALQLAEMKEDSDSEKQQQIHHIKNLYAFNLFCQKRFDESMQVFAKLGTDPTHVMGLYPDLLPTDYRKQLQYPNPLPVLSGAELEKAHLALIDYLTQKRSQLVKKLNDSDHQSSTSPLMEGTPTIKSKKKLLQIIDTTLLKCYLHTNVALVAPLLRLENNHCHIEESEHVLKKAHKYSELIILYEKKGLHEKALQVLVDQSKKANSPLKGHERTVQYLQHLGTENLHLIFSYSVWVLRDFPEDGLKIFTEDLPEVESLPRDRVLGFLVENFKGLAIPYLEHVIHVWEETGSRFHNCLIQLYCEKVQGLMKEYLLSFPAGKTPVPAGEEEGELGEYRRKLLMFLEISGYYDPGRLICDFPFDGLLEERALLLGRMGKHEQALFIYVHILKDTKMAEEYCHKHYDQNRDGNKDVYLSLLRMYLSPPSVHCLGPIKLELLEPQANLQAALQVLELHHSKLDTTKAINLLPANTQINDIRIFLEKVLEENAQKKRFNQVLKNLLHAEFLRVQEERILHQQVKCIITEEKVCMVCKKKIGNSAFARYPNGVVVHYFCSKEVNPADT
- the VPS39 gene encoding vam6/Vps39-like protein isoform X3, coding for MCVAVKKKLQLYFWKDREFHELQGDFSVPDVPKSMAWCENSICVGFKRDYYLIRVDGKGSIKELFPTGKQLEPLVAPLADGKVAVGQDDLTVVLNEEGICTQKCALNWTDIPVAMEHQPPYIIAVLPRYVEIRTFEPRLLVQSIELQRPRFITSGGSNIIYVASNHFVWRLIPVPMATQIQQLLQDKQFELALQLAEMKEDSDSEKQQQIHHIKNLYAFNLFCQKRFDESMQVFAKLGTDPTHVMGLYPDLLPTDYRKQLQYPNPLPVLSGAELEKAHLALIDYLTQKRSQLVKKLNDSDHQSSTSPLMEGTPTIKSKKKLLQIIDTTLLKCYLHTNVALVAPLLRLENNHCHIEESEHVLKKAHKYSELIILYEKKGLHEKALQVLVDQSKKANSPLKGHERTVQYLQHLGTENLHLIFSYSVWVLRDFPEDGLKIFTEDLPEVESLPRDRVLGFLVENFKGLAIPYLEHVIHVWEETGSRFHNCLIQLYCEKVQGLMKEYLLSFPAGKTPVPAGEEEGELGEYRRKLLMFLEISGYYDPGRLICDFPFDGLLEERALLLGRMGKHEQALFIYVHILKDTKMAEEYCHKHYDQNRDGNKDVYLSLLRMYLSPPSVHCLGPIKLELLEPQANLQAALQVLELHHSKLDTTKAINLLPANTQINDIRIFLEKVLEENAQKKRFNQVLKNLLHAEFLRVQEERILHQQVKCIITEEKVCMVCKKKIGNSAFARYPNGVVVHYFCSKEVNPADT
- the VPS39 gene encoding vam6/Vps39-like protein isoform X2, with protein sequence MHDAFEPVPILEKLPLQIDCLAAWEWLLVGTKQGHLLLYRIRKDAGCNRFEVTLEKSNKNFSKKIQQIHVVSQFKILVSLLENNIYVHDLLTFQQITTVSKAKGASLFTCDLQHTETGEEVLRMCVAVKKKLQLYFWKDREFHELQGDFSVPDVPKSMAWCENSICVGFKRDYYLIRVDGKGSIKELFPTGKQLEPLVAPLADGKVAVGQDDLTVVLNEEGICTQKCALNWTDIPVAMEHQPPYIIAVLPRYVEIRTFEPRLLVQSIELQRPRFITSGGSNIIYVASNHFVWRLIPVPMATQIQQLLQDKQFELALQLAEMKEDSDSEKQQQIHHIKNLYAFNLFCQKRFDESMQVFAKLGTDPTHVMGLYPDLLPTDYRKQLQYPNPLPVLSGAELEKAHLALIDYLTQKRSQLVKKLNDSDHQSSTSPLMEGTPTIKSKKKLLQIIDTTLLKCYLHTNVALVAPLLRLENNHCHIEESEHVLKKAHKYSELIILYEKKGLHEKALQVLVDQSKKANSPLKGHERTVQYLQHLGTENLHLIFSYSVWVLRDFPEDGLKIFTEDLPEVESLPRDRVLGFLVENFKGLAIPYLEHVIHVWEETGSRFHNCLIQLYCEKVQGLMKEYLLSFPAGKTPVPAGEEEGELGEYRRKLLMFLEISGYYDPGRLICDFPFDGLLEERALLLGRMGKHEQALFIYVHILKDTKMAEEYCHKHYDQNRDGNKDVYLSLLRMYLSPPSVHCLGPIKLELLEPQANLQAALQVLELHHSKLDTTKAINLLPANTQINDIRIFLEKVLEENAQKKRFNQVLKNLLHAEFLRVQEERILHQQVKCIITEEKVCMVCKKKIGNSAFARYPNGVVVHYFCSKEVNPADT